The following coding sequences are from one Streptomyces dengpaensis window:
- a CDS encoding nuclear transport factor 2 family protein encodes MDPVAKAFIDAWNDRDADALTEVFTEDGVLIDADRRFEGHEEIRSGLAEPEVTGYSVEVLEIGERRADGQRLLVEVKPNGGEGFRATFDFTIEDGRVPKADFQFA; translated from the coding sequence ATGGACCCGGTCGCCAAGGCGTTCATCGACGCGTGGAACGACCGCGACGCGGACGCGCTCACCGAGGTCTTCACCGAGGACGGCGTGCTCATCGACGCCGACCGACGGTTCGAGGGGCACGAGGAGATCCGCAGCGGCCTCGCCGAACCCGAGGTCACCGGCTACTCCGTCGAGGTACTCGAGATCGGCGAGCGGCGAGCCGACGGGCAGCGGCTGCTGGTGGAGGTCAAGCCGAACGGTGGTGAGGGCTTCCGGGCGACTTTCGACTTCACGATCGAAGACGGACGGGTCCCGAAGGCGGACTTCCAGTTCGCCTGA
- a CDS encoding oxidoreductase, whose product MAGWDISAIPDQTGRVAVVTGANSGLGYVTARELARKGARVVVACRSEVRGSEATDRIVAEVPGVTAEFRRLDLADLASVRGFAEAFPYDRLDLLVNNAGVMAPPYGTTADGFETQFGVNHLGHFALTGLLLPALLASPGARVVTVSSMMHALANIDIDDLNSEHRYRRWIAYARSKTANLLFTHELARRLAATGADVLAATAHPGYAATNLQTAGPRAEGRRGAERLMELTNRVFAQSAESGALPTLYAATAPDVHPDSFFGPSFAMWRGAPAPSWRAPWTRDDAVSRRLWEASERLTGAKSDALQA is encoded by the coding sequence ATGGCCGGCTGGGACATCAGCGCCATCCCCGACCAGACCGGACGCGTTGCCGTCGTCACCGGGGCCAACAGCGGCCTGGGTTACGTCACGGCGCGGGAGCTGGCGCGCAAGGGCGCCCGGGTCGTGGTCGCGTGCCGGAGTGAGGTGCGGGGGAGTGAGGCGACGGACCGGATCGTGGCCGAAGTGCCGGGCGTCACGGCCGAGTTCCGGCGGCTCGACCTCGCGGACCTGGCATCCGTACGGGGCTTCGCGGAGGCGTTCCCGTACGACCGTCTCGACCTGCTCGTCAACAACGCCGGGGTGATGGCACCGCCGTACGGGACGACGGCGGACGGCTTCGAGACGCAGTTCGGGGTCAACCACCTGGGCCACTTCGCCCTCACCGGACTGCTGCTGCCCGCGCTGCTCGCCTCGCCCGGTGCGCGGGTCGTGACCGTGTCCAGCATGATGCACGCCCTGGCCAACATCGACATCGACGACCTCAACAGTGAGCACCGTTACCGGCGTTGGATCGCCTACGCCCGCTCCAAGACCGCCAACCTGCTCTTCACCCACGAACTGGCGCGACGGCTGGCGGCCACCGGAGCGGATGTGCTCGCGGCCACGGCCCACCCGGGCTACGCCGCGACCAACCTCCAGACCGCGGGCCCGCGCGCGGAGGGCCGCCGGGGTGCCGAGCGCCTGATGGAACTCACCAACCGGGTCTTCGCCCAGTCGGCGGAGTCGGGCGCGCTGCCCACGCTGTACGCGGCCACCGCCCCCGACGTGCACCCCGACTCTTTCTTCGGCCCGTCCTTCGCGATGTGGCGAGGCGCGCCCGCCCCTTCCTGGCGGGCACCGTGGACACGCGACGACGCGGTCTCCCGGCGGCTGTGGGAAGCGTCCGAACGGCTGACCGGAGCGAAGTCCGACGCTCTCCAGGCTTAG
- a CDS encoding excalibur calcium-binding domain-containing protein: MNLLRKPAAVAVAALALAVLPATAEAHDGSHPFENCTEAYENGYANIKEGDEHYGDHLDRDRDGIGCDNPPADFTPAEDEGTDSAEDAAGQEDADLAATGGNGATPYLAGGGVAVLLAGGGLLAAVRRRRAAR, encoded by the coding sequence GTGAACCTGCTCCGCAAGCCTGCCGCCGTGGCCGTTGCCGCACTGGCGCTGGCCGTCCTGCCGGCCACCGCCGAGGCTCATGACGGCAGTCACCCGTTCGAGAACTGCACCGAGGCGTACGAGAACGGGTACGCCAACATCAAAGAGGGTGACGAGCACTACGGTGACCACCTGGACCGCGACCGGGACGGCATCGGCTGCGACAACCCGCCCGCGGACTTCACCCCCGCGGAGGACGAGGGCACGGACAGCGCCGAGGACGCCGCGGGACAGGAGGACGCCGACCTGGCGGCGACCGGCGGCAATGGTGCCACGCCGTACCTCGCGGGCGGCGGTGTGGCCGTTCTCCTCGCCGGGGGCGGACTGCTGGCCGCGGTACGCCGGCGCCGCGCAGCCCGCTGA
- a CDS encoding sulfite exporter TauE/SafE family protein: MPDISLTMVAVLCLASLAAGWIDAVVGGGGLLLLPALLLGLPSGTPAAYALGTNKAVAIVGTTGAAVTYARKAPVDVRLAVRIGLAALAGSTGGAFVAAGMSTDVLKPVVMVVLLGVGTFVILKPAFGTAPSATPVSARRVLAAIGLAGLGIGFYDGLIGPGTGTFLVLALTALLHLDLVTASATAKIVNCCTNAGALATFAWKGTVHWQLAALMAVFNLVGGTVGARTALKKGSGFVRVVLLTVVFALVANLAYQQWVA; this comes from the coding sequence ATGCCCGACATATCACTGACCATGGTCGCCGTCCTGTGCCTCGCCTCCCTGGCGGCCGGCTGGATCGACGCCGTGGTGGGCGGCGGCGGGCTGCTCCTGCTCCCCGCGCTGCTGCTCGGGCTGCCGAGCGGCACACCGGCGGCGTACGCGCTCGGCACGAACAAGGCGGTGGCGATCGTCGGCACGACCGGCGCGGCGGTGACGTACGCACGCAAGGCGCCCGTCGATGTGCGCCTCGCCGTACGGATCGGGCTCGCGGCGCTCGCCGGTTCGACGGGGGGCGCCTTCGTCGCGGCCGGGATGAGCACCGACGTACTGAAGCCGGTCGTCATGGTCGTCCTGCTCGGCGTCGGAACCTTCGTGATCCTCAAGCCCGCGTTCGGTACGGCGCCATCGGCCACCCCGGTCTCCGCGCGCCGCGTGCTGGCCGCGATCGGGCTCGCCGGCCTCGGCATCGGCTTCTACGACGGGCTGATCGGCCCCGGCACCGGTACGTTCCTGGTGCTCGCGCTCACCGCGCTCCTCCACCTCGACCTGGTGACCGCCTCCGCCACCGCCAAGATCGTCAACTGCTGCACCAACGCGGGCGCCCTCGCGACCTTCGCCTGGAAGGGCACGGTGCACTGGCAACTGGCCGCCCTGATGGCCGTGTTCAACCTGGTCGGCGGGACGGTCGGGGCGCGGACGGCGCTGAAGAAGGGCAGCGGGTTCGTACGGGTGGTGCTGCTGACGGTGGTGTTCGCGCTGGTGGCGAATCTGGCGTATCAGCAGTGGGTGGCGTGA
- a CDS encoding alkaline phosphatase PhoX: MERRTVLRAAVLGGTSAVFGGTLWRGAAYAAPAQPGTGPYGALGSPNANGIRLPSGFTSRVIARSGQTVPGTSYTWHNAPDGGACYADGSGWIYVSNSEINPSGGVSAVKFSSSGTVTSAYRILSGTRQNCAGGKTPWNTWLSCEEVSLGYVYETDPWGVNAAVQRPAMGRFKHEAAAADPVRKVVYLTEDETNGRFYRFVPTTWGSLSSGTLQVMVAGTATSGSFTWANVPDPDGSPTSTRTQVSGSKSFNGGEGCHYADDTVWFTTKGDNRVWQLNLTNNTYELAYDDSLVTSGTAPLTGVDNITGSSSGDLFVAEDGGNMEICVITPDDVIAPFLRIDGQSGSEITGPAFSPDGTRLYFSSQRGTSGSSSGGITYEVTGPFRS; the protein is encoded by the coding sequence GTGGAACGTCGTACTGTCCTGCGTGCGGCCGTCCTCGGCGGAACCTCCGCCGTGTTCGGCGGAACCCTGTGGCGCGGAGCCGCGTACGCCGCGCCCGCGCAGCCCGGCACGGGCCCGTACGGAGCGCTCGGCTCACCGAACGCCAACGGCATCAGACTTCCCAGCGGCTTCACCAGCCGGGTGATCGCCCGTTCCGGCCAGACGGTCCCCGGCACGTCGTACACCTGGCACAACGCCCCGGACGGGGGCGCCTGTTACGCCGACGGCAGCGGCTGGATCTACGTCTCCAACTCGGAGATCAACCCCTCGGGCGGCGTGAGCGCGGTCAAGTTCTCGTCGAGCGGCACGGTCACGTCGGCGTACCGCATCCTCTCCGGCACCCGCCAGAACTGCGCGGGCGGCAAGACCCCGTGGAACACCTGGCTGTCCTGCGAGGAGGTGTCCCTCGGTTACGTCTACGAGACCGACCCCTGGGGCGTGAACGCGGCCGTGCAGCGGCCGGCGATGGGCCGCTTCAAGCACGAGGCGGCGGCCGCCGACCCCGTCCGCAAGGTGGTCTACCTGACTGAGGACGAGACGAACGGCCGCTTCTACCGCTTCGTGCCCACGACTTGGGGCAGCCTCTCCTCCGGCACCCTCCAGGTCATGGTCGCCGGCACCGCCACATCCGGTTCCTTCACCTGGGCGAACGTGCCCGACCCGGACGGCTCCCCCACCAGCACCCGCACCCAGGTCTCAGGGTCGAAGTCCTTCAACGGCGGCGAGGGCTGCCACTACGCCGACGACACGGTCTGGTTCACCACGAAGGGCGACAACCGCGTCTGGCAGCTCAACCTGACCAACAACACGTACGAGTTGGCGTACGACGACTCCCTCGTCACCTCCGGCACCGCCCCGCTCACCGGCGTCGACAACATCACCGGTTCCTCCTCCGGCGACCTGTTCGTCGCGGAGGACGGCGGCAACATGGAGATCTGCGTCATCACCCCGGACGACGTGATCGCCCCGTTCCTGCGCATCGACGGGCAGTCGGGGTCGGAGATCACCGGCCCGGCCTTCTCCCCGGACGGCACCCGGCTGTACTTCTCCAGCCAGCGGGGGACGAGCGGGAGTTCGTCGGGCGGGATCACGTACGAGGTGACCGGGCCGTTCCGGTCATAG
- a CDS encoding glycoside hydrolase family 5 protein, whose protein sequence is MPTVRPRLVQYLTATATLLTLLTTAPTAVAAPPEPAASATQVTPSAADTWHAPLSTRGRYIVDADGHRFRLKSANWDGAQGSWTGSGSTADPANHHAGQNAHDIPLGLDRAPLPQLLADFHALGINSIRLPFSNEMIRASTPVPDTAVAANPQLRGKTPLQIFDAVVTALTQDGFAVILNNHTNTSRWCCGIDGNERWNSSQSTQQWADDWVFMARRYAANSRVVGADLYNEVRRDILDDPNWGLGDNHDWYAAARLAADRILIEANPNLLIIIEGINWTGLPVDGLPHDRPTLTPARTLSHTLVNAHKLVYSAHFYGYTGPRHSGATGIGETHDPRYQDLSRDQLRQVLHDQAFFVTTEGQHYTAPLWISEFGIGSGETGAAARTWFGNITDYFADQDADFAYWPLVGWEGHDDWALLRYDTAGRRYGILDQGDWRGTAWNHLMTSPTRTGDISPVAAWRMLTTDHGDDVRSLRVRAQGDWNPGSSKAACPDGLRLIGLSHTGGRGLCTDTTSGGDLRAAGDAQTVVTDERHVPAGGDWAGGHTKLQCPAGQFLIGYSRRGDRVSAALCAPARTALGLTGRTVWFDRSDNRPSTGDGGDFAHGRYKGQCAADEYAAGIAFTTRLGSTPGPAALLCSPLRT, encoded by the coding sequence ATGCCGACCGTCAGACCCAGACTTGTCCAGTACCTGACAGCAACAGCCACCCTGCTGACGCTGTTGACCACGGCGCCCACCGCGGTCGCCGCCCCCCCGGAGCCTGCCGCCTCCGCCACCCAGGTCACGCCCTCGGCGGCCGACACCTGGCATGCCCCGTTATCCACCCGCGGCCGGTACATCGTCGATGCCGACGGGCACCGGTTCCGCCTGAAGTCGGCCAACTGGGACGGCGCGCAGGGGTCGTGGACGGGAAGCGGCAGCACCGCCGACCCGGCCAACCACCACGCCGGCCAGAACGCCCACGACATACCCCTCGGCCTGGACCGCGCCCCGCTGCCCCAACTGCTCGCCGACTTCCACGCCCTCGGCATCAACAGCATCCGGCTGCCGTTCTCCAACGAGATGATCCGCGCGTCAACTCCCGTGCCGGACACGGCCGTCGCGGCCAACCCTCAGCTGCGTGGCAAGACCCCGCTGCAGATCTTCGACGCCGTCGTGACCGCCCTCACCCAGGACGGGTTCGCGGTCATCCTCAACAACCACACCAACACGTCCCGTTGGTGCTGCGGCATCGACGGCAACGAACGGTGGAACAGCAGCCAGTCCACCCAGCAGTGGGCCGACGACTGGGTCTTCATGGCCCGCCGCTACGCCGCCAACTCCCGTGTCGTAGGAGCGGATCTCTACAACGAGGTACGCCGCGACATACTGGACGACCCCAACTGGGGCCTGGGTGACAACCACGACTGGTACGCCGCGGCCCGACTCGCCGCGGACCGCATCCTCATCGAGGCCAACCCCAACCTCCTCATCATCATCGAGGGCATCAACTGGACCGGCCTGCCCGTCGACGGGCTGCCGCACGACCGCCCCACCCTCACGCCGGCGCGCACGCTCTCGCACACCCTCGTGAACGCCCACAAGCTGGTCTACTCTGCCCACTTCTACGGCTACACCGGCCCCCGGCACAGTGGCGCCACCGGAATCGGCGAGACGCACGACCCCCGTTACCAGGACCTGTCCCGCGACCAGCTCCGCCAAGTCCTCCACGACCAGGCCTTCTTCGTCACCACGGAAGGGCAGCACTACACCGCACCCCTGTGGATCAGTGAGTTCGGCATCGGATCCGGTGAAACGGGCGCGGCCGCCCGCACCTGGTTCGGCAACATCACCGACTACTTCGCCGACCAGGACGCGGACTTCGCCTACTGGCCGCTGGTCGGCTGGGAGGGCCACGACGACTGGGCCCTACTGCGCTACGACACCGCGGGGCGACGGTACGGCATCCTCGATCAGGGCGACTGGCGTGGCACCGCCTGGAATCACCTCATGACCTCGCCGACCCGCACCGGGGACATTTCGCCGGTGGCTGCCTGGCGCATGCTCACCACCGACCACGGCGACGACGTGCGCTCCCTGCGGGTGCGGGCCCAGGGCGACTGGAATCCGGGGTCGTCCAAGGCCGCCTGCCCCGATGGCCTGCGGCTGATCGGCCTCAGCCACACCGGCGGCCGAGGTCTGTGCACCGACACGACGAGCGGCGGCGACCTGCGCGCGGCAGGCGACGCTCAGACGGTCGTCACCGACGAACGCCACGTTCCCGCGGGCGGCGACTGGGCCGGCGGCCACACCAAACTCCAGTGCCCCGCCGGGCAGTTCCTCATCGGCTACAGCCGCCGCGGCGACCGTGTGTCGGCGGCCCTGTGCGCGCCCGCCCGCACCGCGTTGGGGCTCACCGGACGAACCGTCTGGTTCGACCGCTCCGACAACCGCCCCAGCACGGGTGACGGCGGCGACTTCGCCCACGGACGCTACAAGGGCCAATGCGCGGCCGACGAGTACGCCGCAGGCATCGCCTTCACCACCCGTCTGGGCAGCACCCCTGGCCCCGCGGCGCTGTTGTGCAGCCCGCTTCGCACCTGA
- the nirD gene encoding nitrite reductase small subunit NirD encodes MTLAPETTGLKVQLRSRDAWFTVCELTTLMPGRGVAALLPDGRQAALFRDRTNRLYAIDNRDPFSGAAVLSRGLTGTHQGRPYVASPLLKQRFDLISGQCLDDETVRVATYEVRVH; translated from the coding sequence ATGACCCTGGCCCCCGAGACGACCGGCCTGAAGGTGCAACTGCGCTCGCGCGACGCCTGGTTCACCGTCTGCGAGCTGACCACCCTCATGCCGGGCCGCGGAGTGGCGGCACTGCTCCCCGACGGCCGGCAGGCAGCCCTCTTCCGCGACCGCACGAACCGCCTGTACGCCATCGACAACCGCGACCCGTTCAGCGGAGCGGCGGTCCTCTCCCGCGGCCTGACCGGCACCCACCAGGGCCGCCCGTACGTCGCCTCCCCGCTGCTGAAGCAGCGCTTCGACCTGATCTCCGGGCAGTGCCTGGACGACGAGACCGTACGGGTGGCGACGTACGAGGTGCGGGTGCACTAG
- a CDS encoding NAD(P)/FAD-dependent oxidoreductase: MTSKTHVVVIGAGLAGARLARRLEELGATGATGASGASSAATGASAGSAGPAVTVELVGEEEHPPYNRVLLAEVLAGRYAPEVIALPAPSRLTRARVTGIDRATRTLHCADGSVIAYDTLVLATGSNPVLPPLRGLFTSARHELPDGVHAFRTMDDCLGLSKSVRPGARVVVIGGGLLGVSAARALAVRGAQVVLAQQSERLMERQLDPSASRLVHRHLTDLGVEVHTECRVRDVRCVGGAVRSVELADGYALDADLVVLACGVHPRVGLANDAGLAVHKGILVDDELRTSDPHIRAIGDCAQHEGHIYGLATPALEQADTLAELITAEAREAAESGEAVTARPTTRPAARYTGTRALTRLTLTGHDSTPLDLAAFGEPEPRPGDDVIQLADATRGTYRKVVVRDDRLVGGVLVGELGTVGALARAWEGAEPLPADGAPLLHLLTNDGGS, encoded by the coding sequence ATGACCTCGAAAACGCATGTGGTGGTGATCGGCGCCGGGCTCGCGGGCGCACGGCTCGCCCGGCGGCTCGAAGAGCTCGGGGCGACCGGGGCGACCGGCGCGTCCGGCGCGTCTTCCGCCGCAACCGGTGCGTCCGCCGGGTCGGCCGGGCCCGCCGTGACCGTCGAGCTCGTCGGCGAGGAGGAGCACCCCCCGTACAACCGTGTCCTGCTCGCCGAGGTCCTGGCCGGGCGGTATGCCCCCGAGGTGATCGCCCTCCCCGCGCCGAGCCGGCTGACCCGCGCCCGGGTCACCGGCATCGACCGCGCCACGCGCACGCTGCACTGCGCGGATGGCTCGGTGATCGCATACGACACGCTGGTCCTCGCGACGGGCTCGAACCCCGTACTCCCGCCGCTGCGCGGCCTGTTCACGTCGGCCAGGCACGAACTCCCCGACGGTGTCCACGCGTTCCGCACGATGGACGACTGCCTGGGCCTGTCGAAGTCCGTACGGCCCGGCGCCCGCGTCGTCGTGATCGGCGGCGGTCTGCTCGGCGTCTCCGCCGCCCGCGCGCTCGCCGTGCGCGGCGCCCAGGTGGTGCTGGCCCAGCAGTCCGAGCGGCTCATGGAGCGCCAGCTCGACCCGTCCGCGTCCCGTCTGGTCCACCGGCACCTCACGGACCTGGGCGTCGAGGTGCACACCGAGTGCCGGGTGCGCGACGTGCGCTGCGTCGGCGGTGCGGTCCGCTCGGTCGAGCTGGCCGACGGGTACGCCCTCGACGCCGACCTCGTGGTCCTGGCCTGCGGCGTCCACCCTCGCGTGGGTCTGGCCAACGACGCGGGACTCGCCGTCCACAAGGGCATCCTCGTCGACGACGAACTGCGGACGTCCGACCCGCACATCCGGGCGATCGGCGACTGCGCCCAACACGAGGGACATATCTACGGCTTGGCCACACCGGCTCTCGAACAGGCTGACACTCTCGCAGAGTTGATAACCGCCGAGGCCAGGGAAGCCGCCGAGTCCGGGGAAGCAGTCACCGCGCGGCCGACCACCCGCCCCGCCGCCCGCTACACCGGCACCCGCGCCCTGACCCGTCTCACCCTCACCGGCCACGACTCCACCCCCCTCGACCTCGCCGCGTTCGGCGAACCCGAACCCCGCCCGGGCGACGACGTCATCCAGCTCGCCGACGCCACCCGCGGCACCTACCGCAAGGTCGTCGTCCGCGACGACCGGCTCGTCGGCGGCGTACTCGTCGGCGAACTCGGCACGGTCGGCGCCCTCGCCCGCGCCTGGGAGGGAGCGGAGCCGCTCCCCGCGGACGGCGCCCCCCTGCTCCACCTGCTCACCAACGACGGAGGCTCCTGA
- the nirB gene encoding nitrite reductase large subunit NirB produces the protein MSTDTTKAANANAADGTAHTIVLVGHGMVGQRFLEALAERGLTTTHRVVVLCEEPRPAYDRVQLTSYFSGRTADDLSMTDMEFIEKHAIELHIGDPAETIDREARTVTARSGRVVAYDTLVLATGSYPFVPPVPGKDAEGCFVYRTIEDLLAIEEYAKTKATSGAVVGGGLLGLEAAGALKGLGLSTHIVEFAPRLMPVQVDDGGGAALLRTIADMGLTVHTGTGTQEIITDAAGSVAGMKLSDGSELATDMVVFSAGVRPRDQLARDCGLTVGERGGITVDEQCRTVADPHVFAIGECALAADGRVYGLVAPGYEQAETAAATIAADEAAFTGADLSTKLKLLGVDVASFGDAHGTTEDCLDVVYADSRAGLYKKLVIGRDGTLLGGILVGDAETYGTLRALTGSVPPVSPEQLVLPAGAGAPAQLGPSALPDGAVICSCHNVTKGTIRGAVTEHSCTTVPEVKQCTKAGTGCGSCVKVLGQLVTAELEASGVEVDKGLCGCFAQTREELYEIVFALRITSYPTLLDRYGREGARGADGCEICKPAVASIIASLAPTIGASGYVLEGEQAALQDSNDHFLANLQKNGSYSIVPRIPGGEITPEKLIVIGEVARDFGLYTKITGGQRIDMFGARVEQLPLIWTRLVDAGFESGHAYGKALRTVKSCVGQTWCRYGVQDSVRMAIDLELRYRGLRSPHKLKSAVSGCARECAEAQSKDFGVIATANGWNLYVGGNGGATPRHADLLAQDLTDAELIRLIDRFLMFYIRTADRLERTSTWLERIPGGLDHVRDVVVDDSLGICEELESLMAAHVANYRDEWAETINDPEKLARFVSFVNAPDTPDPVVGFVPERDQIKPDLPLLTIGHRPLEGSSPR, from the coding sequence ATGTCCACGGACACGACGAAGGCGGCGAACGCGAACGCCGCCGACGGAACCGCGCACACGATCGTGCTCGTGGGCCACGGCATGGTCGGCCAGCGCTTCCTGGAAGCGCTCGCCGAGCGCGGTCTGACCACCACCCACCGCGTGGTCGTGCTGTGCGAGGAGCCCCGCCCGGCGTACGACCGGGTCCAGCTCACCTCGTACTTCTCGGGCAGGACGGCCGACGACCTGTCCATGACCGACATGGAGTTCATCGAGAAGCACGCGATCGAACTGCACATCGGCGACCCGGCGGAGACCATCGACCGCGAGGCCCGCACGGTGACCGCCCGCTCGGGACGGGTCGTCGCCTACGACACCCTCGTCCTCGCCACCGGCTCCTACCCCTTCGTCCCGCCGGTCCCCGGCAAGGACGCCGAGGGCTGCTTCGTCTACCGCACGATCGAGGACCTGCTCGCGATCGAGGAGTACGCGAAGACGAAGGCCACGAGCGGCGCGGTGGTCGGCGGCGGCCTGCTCGGACTCGAAGCGGCGGGCGCGCTGAAGGGACTGGGACTCAGCACCCACATCGTGGAGTTCGCGCCGCGCCTGATGCCGGTGCAGGTGGACGACGGCGGTGGCGCGGCGCTCCTGCGCACCATCGCGGACATGGGCCTGACGGTCCACACCGGCACGGGCACGCAGGAGATCATTACGGACGCCGCAGGCTCCGTGGCCGGCATGAAGCTGTCCGACGGTTCCGAACTCGCCACGGACATGGTGGTGTTCAGCGCCGGTGTCCGCCCCCGCGACCAGCTCGCCCGCGACTGCGGCCTGACGGTCGGCGAGCGCGGCGGCATCACGGTCGACGAGCAGTGCCGCACGGTCGCCGACCCGCACGTTTTCGCGATCGGCGAGTGCGCGCTGGCTGCGGACGGCCGCGTGTACGGCCTGGTGGCGCCCGGTTACGAGCAGGCCGAGACGGCGGCCGCGACCATCGCCGCGGACGAGGCCGCCTTCACCGGCGCCGACCTCTCCACCAAGCTGAAGCTGCTCGGCGTGGACGTGGCGTCCTTCGGCGACGCGCACGGCACGACCGAGGACTGCCTGGACGTCGTCTACGCGGACTCGCGCGCGGGCCTGTACAAGAAGCTGGTCATCGGCCGCGACGGCACCCTGCTCGGCGGCATCCTGGTCGGCGACGCCGAGACGTACGGCACCCTGCGCGCGCTCACCGGCTCCGTACCGCCCGTCTCGCCGGAGCAGCTGGTGCTGCCCGCCGGTGCCGGGGCGCCCGCCCAGCTCGGCCCGTCCGCCCTGCCGGACGGGGCGGTCATCTGCTCCTGCCACAACGTCACCAAGGGCACGATCCGCGGCGCGGTCACCGAGCACTCCTGCACGACCGTGCCCGAGGTGAAGCAATGCACCAAGGCCGGTACGGGCTGCGGCAGTTGCGTCAAGGTGCTGGGCCAGTTGGTCACCGCCGAACTGGAGGCGAGCGGCGTCGAGGTCGACAAGGGCCTGTGCGGCTGCTTCGCGCAGACGCGCGAGGAGCTGTACGAGATCGTCTTCGCGCTTCGGATCACCTCGTACCCGACGCTGCTGGACCGCTACGGCCGCGAGGGTGCCCGGGGCGCCGACGGCTGCGAGATCTGCAAGCCGGCGGTCGCCTCGATCATCGCCTCGCTGGCCCCGACGATCGGCGCGAGCGGCTACGTCCTGGAGGGCGAGCAGGCGGCCCTCCAGGACAGCAACGACCACTTCCTCGCCAACCTCCAGAAGAACGGCTCCTATTCGATCGTGCCGCGCATCCCCGGCGGCGAGATCACCCCCGAGAAGCTGATCGTGATCGGCGAGGTGGCCCGGGACTTCGGCCTCTACACGAAGATCACGGGCGGCCAGCGCATCGACATGTTCGGCGCGCGGGTGGAGCAACTCCCGCTGATCTGGACCAGGTTGGTGGATGCGGGCTTCGAGTCGGGCCACGCGTACGGCAAGGCCCTGCGCACGGTGAAGTCCTGCGTCGGCCAGACCTGGTGCCGGTACGGCGTCCAGGACTCGGTCCGCATGGCCATCGACCTGGAGCTGCGCTACCGGGGACTCCGTTCCCCCCACAAGCTCAAGTCGGCGGTCTCCGGGTGCGCCCGCGAATGCGCCGAGGCCCAGTCCAAGGACTTCGGCGTGATCGCCACCGCCAACGGCTGGAACCTGTACGTCGGCGGCAACGGCGGCGCGACCCCGCGCCACGCGGACCTGCTGGCCCAGGACTTGACCGATGCGGAGCTCATCCGTCTGATCGACCGCTTCCTGATGTTCTACATCCGTACGGCGGACCGCCTGGAGCGCACGTCGACGTGGCTGGAGCGGATCCCGGGCGGCCTGGACCACGTGCGCGACGTGGTGGTGGACGACTCGCTCGGCATCTGCGAGGAGCTGGAGTCACTGATGGCGGCGCACGTGGCGAACTACCGCGACGAATGGGCCGAGACCATCAACGACCCCGAGAAACTGGCCCGGTTCGTGTCCTTCGTCAACGCGCCCGACACCCCCGACCCGGTCGTCGGCTTCGTCCCCGAACGCGACCAGATCAAGCCCGATCTGCCGCTGCTGACCATCGGCCACCGTCCCCTGGAAGGAAGCTCCCCGCGATGA
- a CDS encoding VOC family protein, producing MSDEPAIDPAAEPAVRELRLVVTADDYDAALHFYRDVLGLTEQAAFSSPGGRVTILDAGRATLELTDPNHAAFIDDVEVGRRVAGHIRVAFQVDDSTATTAKLAAAGAEVIAEPTRTPWNSLNSRLEAPGAPQLTLFAELGEGE from the coding sequence ATGTCGGACGAACCCGCCATCGATCCCGCCGCAGAACCCGCCGTCCGTGAACTCCGCCTGGTCGTCACGGCGGACGACTACGACGCGGCACTGCACTTCTACCGCGACGTGCTCGGCCTGACCGAGCAGGCGGCTTTCTCCTCACCCGGTGGACGGGTCACCATCCTCGACGCCGGGCGGGCCACGCTGGAGCTGACCGACCCGAACCACGCGGCCTTCATCGACGACGTCGAGGTCGGGCGGCGCGTGGCCGGGCACATCCGGGTGGCGTTCCAGGTCGACGACTCCACCGCCACCACGGCGAAGCTGGCCGCCGCCGGCGCCGAGGTGATCGCCGAGCCGACGCGCACGCCCTGGAACTCGCTCAACTCCCGGCTGGAAGCACCGGGCGCGCCTCAGCTGACGCTCTTCGCCGAACTCGGCGAAGGCGAATAG